From a region of the Helianthus annuus cultivar XRQ/B chromosome 5, HanXRQr2.0-SUNRISE, whole genome shotgun sequence genome:
- the LOC110941561 gene encoding deSI-like protein At4g17486: MWCGGKSAKCARDGSVPVHLNVYDLTPMNGYAYWLGIGVYHSGVQVHGVEYAFGSHEHSSTGIFEGEPKRCDGFTFRKQILIGFTEKNRREVRRVMEDLAEDYKGISYNLITKNCNHFCNDACVRLTGNTIPRWINRLARIGSLCNCIIPASLSTIKVGIEDNKVCNDGEIRKKLRSRSTRFYSSSGSSSEKSSFDSPPIARARSYRSMSYRATSFPLIRSSSSSSSS, encoded by the exons ATGTGGTGCGGAGGCAAGTCTGCAAAATGTGCAAGAGATGGATCGGTTCCCGTACACCTCAATGTGTATGATCTCACACCCATGAACGGTTACGCTTATTGGCTCGGTATCGGTGTCTACCACTCGGGAGTGCAAG TTCACGGAGTTGAATATGCATTCGGATCTCATGAACATTCGAGTACTGGAATCTTCGAGGGAGAACCGAAGCGTTGTGATGGATTTACGTTTAGGAAGCAAATTTTGATAGGGTTTACGGAGAAGAATAGGAGAGAGGTTAGACGAGTGATGGAAGATCTCGCTGAAGATTACAAAGGAATTTCGTATAATCTCATTACGAAAAACTGTAATCATTTTTGCAATGATGCGTGTGTTAGACTCACGGGAAACACGATTCCCCGTTGGATCAATCGTCTAGCCAGAATAG GTTCTTTGTGCAATTGTATAATTCCTGCGAGTTTAAGCACGATTAAAGTAGGAATCGAAGATAACAAAGTGTGTAATGATGGAGAAATTAGGAAGAAACTAAGGAGTCGATCAACGCGATTCTATTCGTCTTCAGGTTCTTCATCGGAGAAATCATCGTTTGATTCACCGCCAATTGCTCGGGCTAGAAGTTACCGGAGTATGAGTTATCGCGCTACATCTTTTCCTCTGATTCGTAGttcttcatcttcttcgtcaTCTTAG
- the LOC118492190 gene encoding uncharacterized protein LOC118492190 → MKDCLIKLPTLTAPNKGEPLVLYLSASDRAVGAVLLVDRQGTQTPVYYVSRTLTDPETRYAIMEKLVLALIHASRRLRRYFANHVIHVLTNYNIGNILARPEISGRLAKWAIELGGHNVVFRPRPSIKGQVLADFMTEVPDDKDRECKAMEKAEKKQTEEPWLLYTDGASNEDGAGAGLRLVSPDKHEFTYAIRLYFKSTNNEAEYEAFLAGLRLAVKMGVRHIEAHVDSMLVAGQINGQYEAKGDVMALYLSQAKTLLQTFYSYKVHHINRSENKPADALSKLASTSFQHLAKDVRIEVLSNPSVPLREVSVIQTGTTSWMTPIIMYLQSGILPENKAEARKNQYKAEHYQMADGILYRKSYLGPLLRCVDAEDTNYLIREVHERICGIHVGPRMVVAKVMNAGYY, encoded by the coding sequence atgaaagattgTCTCATCAAACTGCCAACATtaaccgcaccaaacaaaggAGAACCTTTGGTACTCTACCTATCAGCTTCCGATAGGGCAGTCGGAGCAGTCTTACTTGTCGATCGTCAAGGTACTCAGACACCAGTCTACTATGTGTCACGAACCTTGACCGACCCAGAAACCCGGTATGCCATCATGGAAAAGCTAGTCCTTGCACTGATTCATGCTTCAAGGCGGCTGCGCAGATACTTTGCCAATCACGTCATCCATGTGCTAACAAACTACAACATCGGCAACATCCTTGCAAGGCCAGAAATATCAGGAAGGCTAGCCAAATGGGCGATAGAACTGGGAGGTCACAATGTGGTTTTCAGACCACGACCATCAATCAAAGGCCAAGTCTTGGCAGATTTTATGACAGAAGTTCCAGATGACAAAGATAGAGAATGTAAAGCAATGGAAAAAGCTGAGAAAAAGCAAACAGAGGAGCCATGGTTGTTATACACCGACGGCGCGTCTAACGAAGACGGAGCAGGCGCAGGGCTAAGGCTGGTAAGCCCCGACAAACATGAATTCACGTACGCCATACGCCTATATtttaaaagcacaaacaacgaagcCGAGTATGAAGCTTTCCTGGCAGGCTTACGATTGGCGGTCAAAATGGGGGTCCGACACATCGAAGCGCATGTGGACTCCATGCTAGTAGCGGGGCAAATCAACGGCCAATACGAAGCCAAGGGGGATGTAATGGCACTCTATCTCAGCCAAGCAAAAACGTTGCTACAAACCTTCTACTCctacaaggtgcaccacataaacagaagcgagaacaagcCAGCAGACGCGCTGAGTAAACTCGCATCAACAAGTTTCCAACACCTAGCAAAGGATGTGCGCATAGAAGTTTTGAGCAACCCATCCGTTCCACTCAGAGAAGTAAGCGTCATCCAAACAGGGACAACTTCTTGGATGACCCCAATAATCATGTACCTTCAGTCTGGGATTCTCCCGGAAAACAAGGCGGAGGCAAGAAAAAATCAGTACAAGGCCGAGCACTACCAGATGGCCGATGGAATTTTATACAGGAAGTCATACCTAGGACCGTTGCTAAGATGCGTAGATGCCGAAGACACAAACTACTTAATCCGGGAAGTTCATGAAAGAATTTGTGGTATCCATGTCGGGCCTCGAATGGTGGTGGCAAAAGTGATGAACGCCGGGTACTACTAG